The following coding sequences lie in one Synechococcus sp. PCC 7336 genomic window:
- a CDS encoding YbjQ family protein, which produces MDALVGLIAFAILMLLGLLAGGAIERKHYDNIRQRERQTRHIPMVTFGAKQALSANTEGKLFVGSVVISADYFKIVVAGLRNLVGGRVMVYETVLDRARREAILRLKEQAVDWGASQIANVRLETANVGSSNNQGIVAIEVAAYGTGIRQEPASLPR; this is translated from the coding sequence ATGGATGCACTCGTCGGACTGATTGCGTTTGCAATCTTGATGCTGTTAGGGCTGCTGGCGGGCGGCGCAATCGAACGCAAGCACTATGACAATATTCGGCAGCGGGAGCGTCAAACCCGTCACATCCCGATGGTGACCTTTGGTGCAAAGCAGGCTTTGTCTGCCAATACAGAAGGCAAGCTGTTTGTGGGGAGTGTGGTGATTTCCGCCGATTACTTCAAAATTGTGGTGGCGGGGCTGCGCAATTTAGTCGGCGGTCGAGTGATGGTGTACGAGACCGTGCTCGATCGGGCTCGGCGGGAGGCGATCTTGCGACTCAAAGAGCAGGCGGTGGACTGGGGGGCCAGCCAAATTGCCAATGTGCGTCTAGAAACAGCCAATGTGGGCAGTTCCAACAATCAGGGAATTGTGGCGATCGAGGTGGCAGCCTACGGGACGGGGATTCGGCAAGAGCCTGCTAGCTTGCCCCGCTAA
- a CDS encoding M48 family metallopeptidase, translating into MNSNYVPKDIAEEVNVTPINPLGNFAYLLGVVVSVTLALYLGLGWVAEQLVGRISPEMEVEIGRRVIPVQALERADRDEPRLDYVEDLLNSLRDRDSAQRAPLTVRVLDESIPNAGLFPGGHVVVTEGLLDSVQSENALAFVLAHELGHFEERDALRGLGRSLVFVMLASALGIGGSTANSSAQVVSVTSQLAALRHSRRQEFTADEFALAAVVDRYGHGDRSLDFFEHLLEQGHDKRVADYFSTHPLTRDRIERLYRLAEERGWSMSGEVEPLPY; encoded by the coding sequence ATGAACTCAAACTACGTTCCGAAAGACATCGCCGAAGAGGTGAATGTCACACCTATCAATCCTTTGGGCAATTTTGCCTATTTGTTGGGGGTCGTAGTGTCGGTGACGCTGGCACTCTATCTGGGATTGGGTTGGGTGGCCGAGCAATTGGTCGGGCGCATTAGCCCTGAAATGGAGGTGGAGATCGGACGGCGGGTAATACCCGTGCAAGCCTTGGAACGCGCCGATCGCGACGAGCCACGTCTCGACTATGTTGAGGATCTGCTCAATTCATTGCGCGATCGCGATTCTGCGCAGCGAGCCCCACTGACTGTTCGTGTTTTGGACGAATCCATCCCCAATGCCGGTCTGTTTCCGGGGGGGCATGTGGTGGTGACCGAGGGCTTGCTGGATTCGGTGCAGTCGGAAAACGCGCTGGCGTTTGTGTTGGCCCACGAGTTGGGACATTTTGAGGAACGAGATGCCTTGCGGGGACTGGGGCGATCGTTGGTGTTTGTCATGCTAGCATCCGCACTGGGTATCGGGGGTTCGACGGCGAATTCGTCGGCGCAGGTGGTGTCTGTCACCAGTCAGTTAGCGGCATTGAGGCACAGTCGCAGGCAAGAGTTTACAGCCGATGAATTTGCCCTGGCGGCGGTGGTCGATCGCTACGGCCACGGCGATCGCAGTCTCGATTTTTTCGAGCATCTATTAGAGCAGGGGCACGACAAGCGGGTGGCCGACTACTTTTCCACTCATCCCCTCACCCGCGATCGTATCGAGCGGCTGTATCGACTGGCAGAAGAACGGGGTTGGTCGATGTCGGGGGAAGTCGAGCCATTGCCCTACTAA
- a CDS encoding type II toxin-antitoxin system RelE/ParE family toxin: MRIDWSAVAVEDLLDIRDYLARDSPLYAQQFVEQVMVAVEGLVDLPLMGRQVPEADDIEVRELIFQGYRMMYLVERSAERVAIVTVVHGSRDLEHQSDVS, from the coding sequence GTGAGAATTGACTGGTCGGCAGTTGCGGTTGAGGACCTGCTCGATATTCGCGATTATCTTGCTCGGGATTCGCCGCTATATGCCCAGCAGTTTGTGGAGCAGGTGATGGTGGCAGTGGAGGGGTTGGTCGATTTACCTCTGATGGGTCGGCAAGTGCCAGAAGCGGATGATATAGAGGTGCGCGAGCTGATTTTTCAGGGATATCGCATGATGTATCTAGTTGAGCGATCGGCTGAAAGAGTTGCGATCGTTACGGTTGTTCACGGCAGCCGCGATCTCGAGCATCAGAGTGATGTGTCTTGA
- the cbiD gene encoding cobalt-precorrin-5B (C(1))-methyltransferase CbiD: MARSGYTLPVFAVAAAKAALSHLLASPHRPDASVEVNLMPEVVEIPIEQVAELGEGAALAIARSDPGDNLDLTRNTPIWAYVQLVDRQQDALQLEAGEGLGRTAAGKPAIYRYARELFRANVEPSVPEGVTARVRIVLPQGRQLAQRTSNEAFGVLEGLALLGTSGISQPLAASESLEGFRDRLRQAAQQHDHLVFCLGSNGQRVATRLGIEGDRIVQTANWIGAMLVEAALLQVESVLLIGYHGKLLKLAGGIFHTSSHVADAKLEILAAAAVRVGVPMGEIEQILAAATAEEARSHLVRAGWSETVFGSLAERITQNAQAYARKYADRTPAIGTILFDRQGQIVSRDRAADEELNCWRKS, from the coding sequence ATGGCTCGTTCCGGCTACACACTGCCTGTATTTGCGGTTGCTGCTGCCAAAGCAGCGCTGAGCCATCTTTTAGCGTCTCCCCATCGGCCAGATGCCTCAGTTGAAGTCAATCTAATGCCCGAAGTGGTGGAGATTCCGATCGAGCAGGTGGCCGAGCTGGGGGAGGGCGCTGCACTGGCGATCGCCCGCAGCGATCCGGGAGACAACTTAGACCTGACGCGCAATACCCCCATCTGGGCCTACGTTCAGCTCGTAGATCGCCAACAGGATGCCCTGCAGCTCGAAGCCGGTGAAGGACTGGGAAGAACCGCTGCGGGAAAACCGGCAATTTATCGGTACGCGCGAGAATTGTTTCGGGCAAATGTGGAGCCGTCAGTACCTGAGGGAGTCACGGCGAGGGTGAGGATTGTCTTGCCCCAAGGACGCCAGTTGGCACAGCGGACCTCGAATGAGGCGTTTGGGGTGCTGGAAGGGTTAGCGCTATTGGGCACCAGCGGCATTTCGCAGCCCTTAGCAGCCAGCGAGAGTTTGGAGGGGTTTCGCGATCGCCTGCGGCAGGCAGCGCAGCAGCACGACCATTTGGTGTTTTGTTTGGGGAGTAACGGGCAGCGGGTGGCGACGCGGCTGGGCATTGAGGGCGATCGCATTGTCCAGACCGCCAATTGGATTGGAGCAATGCTGGTGGAAGCAGCGCTGTTGCAGGTGGAATCGGTGCTGTTGATTGGCTATCACGGCAAGTTGCTCAAATTGGCGGGCGGGATTTTTCACACCTCCAGTCATGTGGCCGACGCCAAGCTGGAGATACTGGCGGCGGCGGCGGTGCGGGTGGGGGTACCGATGGGGGAGATCGAGCAGATTTTGGCAGCGGCGACGGCGGAGGAAGCGCGATCGCATCTCGTGCGGGCGGGATGGTCCGAAACTGTGTTTGGCTCGCTAGCAGAACGCATTACTCAAAACGCACAAGCCTATGCCCGCAAATATGCCGATCGTACGCCCGCGATCGGTACCATCCTGTTCGATCGCCAAGGGCAGATCGTCAGTCGCGATCGGGCTGCAGACGAGGAGTTAAACTGCTGGCGGAAGAGTTAG
- a CDS encoding pentapeptide repeat-containing protein: MTFAIAPIHTTLTRWHLLSKLEGIDLSDRYLSYLDLRGGDFRGNNLQDADLFGANLKGANLSGANLTGAMLEFAVLNEADLIGADIQSGQLASAILISVNLSGARLNGATLSNAKLNAANLTAADLTDANLRNANLSHANLSHANLSNVDFTSANFTDADLRLAILSNANLNDVNLSGARLEGVNLENIQYNANTDWPEGFDPPPSRDSYDFNLQ; this comes from the coding sequence GTGACATTCGCGATCGCACCCATTCATACAACGCTGACTAGATGGCATCTTTTATCGAAGCTTGAGGGTATCGACCTTAGCGATCGCTACCTCAGTTATTTAGATCTCAGAGGAGGAGATTTCCGTGGGAATAACTTGCAAGACGCCGATCTATTCGGAGCAAACCTCAAAGGGGCTAATTTATCTGGCGCTAACCTTACTGGCGCCATGCTTGAATTCGCAGTGCTAAACGAAGCCGATCTCATTGGTGCAGACATACAGTCCGGCCAACTCGCTTCTGCCATCCTTATCTCGGTCAACCTCAGTGGAGCGAGGCTTAATGGTGCCACTCTCTCCAACGCAAAGCTCAACGCTGCCAATCTTACTGCTGCCGATCTCACTGATGCCAATCTCCGAAATGCCAATCTCAGTCATGCCAATCTCAGTCATGCCAATCTCAGCAATGTTGATTTCACCAGTGCTAATTTCACTGATGCCGATTTGAGGCTTGCTATACTTTCGAATGCCAATTTGAATGATGTAAACCTTAGTGGAGCCAGACTTGAGGGTGTCAATCTTGAAAATATTCAGTACAACGCTAATACGGATTGGCCAGAAGGTTTCGATCCACCTCCTTCCAGAGATAGCTACGACTTCAATCTACAGTAA
- a CDS encoding YbjQ family protein yields MILTTLEGVPGKRIAEHYGLVQGNTIRAKNVGKDILAGFKNLVGGELRAYTELLQESRQEATDRMVAQAQQLGANAVVNIRFATSSIAAGAAELYAYGTAVRVE; encoded by the coding sequence GTGATTCTGACAACTCTTGAAGGGGTTCCCGGCAAGCGGATTGCGGAGCATTACGGTCTGGTACAGGGCAATACGATTCGAGCCAAAAATGTCGGCAAGGATATTTTGGCGGGATTTAAGAACTTGGTCGGGGGAGAACTCAGAGCTTATACGGAGCTATTGCAAGAGTCTCGTCAAGAGGCCACCGATCGCATGGTGGCGCAGGCCCAGCAACTGGGGGCAAATGCGGTGGTCAACATTCGGTTTGCCACCTCCTCGATTGCGGCTGGAGCAGCGGAGTTATATGCCTACGGCACTGCAGTGCGGGTCGAGTAG
- a CDS encoding PEP-CTERM sorting domain-containing protein, whose amino-acid sequence MSIKTARAAQLTFDFRVQQPDQTSVTFADTSGTLDVVATAFLGPLGSPSLALVNPTPNGLGIDNGDAPNSGVGDSVIDGPDSDNAGEFLVLDFEQAVRLTSATFFTGSNPLGTGAQNDNFTLFVDGVLSVDQFLLAPANTPTVTFGLSGQQFIFTATGANDNFQLSELVVVPIPEPITLLGTAIAGGLGWAYRRKHSNSKAV is encoded by the coding sequence ATGTCTATCAAAACTGCCCGGGCTGCGCAATTGACCTTTGACTTTAGAGTGCAGCAGCCCGACCAAACAAGTGTGACGTTTGCCGACACTAGCGGAACTCTGGACGTAGTAGCCACTGCTTTTTTAGGACCTTTGGGCTCTCCCAGTCTGGCATTGGTCAACCCGACTCCCAACGGCCTCGGTATTGACAATGGCGATGCGCCTAACTCTGGGGTTGGCGACAGCGTCATTGATGGACCTGACAGCGACAATGCTGGCGAATTTTTGGTTTTAGATTTCGAGCAGGCTGTACGACTCACATCGGCAACCTTCTTCACCGGCAGCAACCCCCTCGGTACTGGCGCTCAAAATGACAATTTCACGCTGTTTGTCGATGGAGTCTTGAGTGTTGACCAATTTCTACTTGCCCCTGCCAACACCCCCACGGTTACTTTTGGCTTGTCCGGCCAACAGTTCATCTTTACTGCAACGGGAGCCAATGACAATTTCCAACTGTCTGAATTAGTGGTTGTTCCCATTCCCGAGCCCATCACCTTATTGGGCACGGCGATCGCCGGTGGATTGGGTTGGGCTTATCGGCGCAAGCATTCGAATTCCAAAGCAGTATAG